The following is a genomic window from Malus sylvestris chromosome 7, drMalSylv7.2, whole genome shotgun sequence.
tatttCAGCTATTATATATAAAGCATTGAATTCATAGAGGTTGCTAATTATTTGTGCTATTTGGGCAGACTTGTTTGCTGTTGGTGATATTTGGAgtcatcctcatcattgtgATTATAGTTGTGGTGGCTTGAGCAGTGATCAAAAGGAATGATATAAAGTATTGGAAGTGGTTGGTGGTGGTGTTTCCTTGCAAGAAGAGCTCCTCTCCGtgtctcctctcctctcctctccttcaACTTTGAACTGGGTCTGATGCTAATGCCAAACGACTCAGATTCACCTCTTGGTGTTGGAGTGGTTGGCATCCTGAACAGTTACTACGTATACGTGGGGTATAGAACCTGAACCCCATCCAAGATTAGAAGCATTAAGCATAGAACAAGCAAACATAtgtatttatcattttttcagTAAACTAATgatatattttctatttttttcttttttaagtttCAAACGGTAGGGATTTTTACActcttgttttttccttttattgtcATTTCCTTGTTTCTATCACGTTTCTGTCCCTTTATTCTGTTTTGATATATAAAATTCAAAGGCTAGGAAAAGATATGGAGGAAGAGAAAAATGGAGTTGAAAAATCGCTTCCGTttcctcttttatttatttatttatttttatttttttaaagatatGGACATATGATGAAAACCTACGAATTcctattttatataattaaacatGCCCTTAAActtaaaattaaaggaaaattaatgaaaatggtttgaaaactttgaattttaacgataaagacaaaataaaggataaactGAAGAGTattataattgattttttaatgtaaaaatatgaattttcgttaaagtaaataataccgaaagtttttcgttaaagttcttttaaattaattgatttacACACAAGAAAAAAggtaaataaaaaggaaagctTAGCGGAGAAAAAAAGAATGGATGCTTTCTGTTTGTGTAAGCCCGTTTGAGAGAGAGTAAGAGTTGagcccaagaaacttcaacACAACCCATCTTGAAAAGcgaagaataaagaaaaagagagaataaaCTAAAACAAGGGAACAGGTTCCTTGCTGCAAAGTCTTGGTCTCTTTGGATTGGAATTTTGATGGATGGATGTTTCCTTGTTCGACAGAGCTTGAGCTAAGCTGAGACGACAAACTTGGTGGATTCCAAATCTCCATTTTCTCACAGAAACCCATCCTTCCTTCCTTACTTCCGGCGTCGCAGccacccaccccaccccaccccaccaaGGTAACCTGACTGAGATCTCTCACCTAAGTTTGCTTTCTGttccttattattttttttatcaaattattCTTCAGGTCAGGCATTACTTGTTaatattcttttctttctgtGGAACAAGGATTATTAATACGCGGTTCTTGTTTCTAAGAATTCAATTGGTATTACTATTAGTATTATTACATGATTTCTTTCTCTTGTTTTTGCACTTTGTGTTATCAGTTGACTATGACAATTCATCATTCCCCCACACTTTGGTTTGATGCACTTGAAGAATTGACCTTGTTTGTCTCTCTCTCATTATAAGAAGATTGTAAGATGTTCTTCTTGCAGCTGCAGGCCTTTCCAGTTCATAGCATTCGATTCAATTGGACTATTACACAATTTCCCAACTACTCAATTGCCCTCTTTTCTTCGTATTCTTAATTCCAAATTTATCGTGTTCCTTATCTTGACTTGAATAGACACGATCCTGTCTGTATTCACTCCCATAAACCTTTCTGATAATCTTTCTTTTGGAATAAACTTCAAGACTTGATTTttggtaaaacaaaaacaatgacGTCCCTCGTTCACTCTGCAGATCACGTCTCGAGAGTCCTGTTCCCACTCACTGTCAAGGAAAGCGTCAGTCCAAGTAAATACTTGTTGTACCCATGATTttatgtttcacctcttttccTGTAATAATGCATAAGCGTGCCTGCTCTGTAATGCTTCTTTGTGCTTATTATCTTGGCAAACAATGCCCTTACATCGGTTACCTCCACGTGGTACACTACTCACCCTCTACTGTACAGGATAATGTACTCAACTTGTTATTCTCAATTTGCTTTTCAGTATGATACACAAATTTaccaattcttttttattttttttcaattctggAAGCAAAGAAGTTACATTCAAGCGGCCAATAAATATGAGATCAAGAAAGGGAATTTGGAATTTGCAGAGTAGTTGATCCTGAATGTTGTTTTCGAAGAAGatttcttttttcaaatctCATCTTGGAAATTAAATGGGACATTAGAAAATCATCTACCACCTCACTCTGCTAACTTCTATGTTATATTTTGAGGCAACCTAGTGATATTTGAAAGTTCGAAGGTGCTAATCTTCATTACCTTGTGGATTTCATAGACGCATCAGGTTTTTCAACCTGTTATTGTCATATTGctgtttgtattaatgatttgcAAATATGAAAATTATTGGAAGGTGTCATTCCTTTTGCAGTTGACGTAAACTACTGCATGGCGTCTGTGGCTGATGTGGCATAAATGGAAGGAGAAGTTGCGCAGATTCTCCAAGTATATCAAGTCTTTGCTGGGGATTGACAACACAATCCCAATGGTGAACCCAAAACTTCCCTGGCGTCCAGCCATATCCTATAGGCCTATACAACCATCTGACCTTGAGATCTTAGAGAAAATCCATGCTGATTTGTTTCCCATTAGGTACGTAATCTCATTTGCAACTTTCGCATGGGCATGTTCTTTGCTACCATGACACAGCTTTCTACAAAAGGTTTTGCCAATCTCTACAGGTATGAGGCTGAGTTTTTCCAAAATGTCGTCAATGGACATGATATTGTGTCATGGGCAGCTGTTGATCGAAGTCGTCCAAATGGTCAAAGTGATGAACTTATTGGATTTGTAACTGCACGAGTTGTTCCTGCAAGAGAAAGTGAGGTGTGTCCTCTATATTCCTGCCTCTTTCTTTCCTGTGTGAATTTATGGGGAGGAATCACCACTAACCGTAAATTATATTGGTTATTATTTGGTCTTTCTGGTTTAATTGAAGTCATTGGAAAATTGGGAGTATTTACCGAGGTTTACATTCACGATTTTGCAAGTATATGGAAGTATGGTTTGCTGCATTGTTTTGTTCAAGTTTCCTGATTTACCCTAACTCTTTTATGAAAAAACCATTGGTCTTGTAGATTGGGGATTTGCTCAGTTTTGACTCGTCAAATTCAGATCAGACGTTGGTCTACATTTTGACACTGGGAGTGGTAGAATCTTTCAGAAATCTTGGCATAGGTAAAAGTTTGTCTCCTTTTTGTTATGGAGGCTAAGACTTTCTTTCaccatttggtaatttttttttccttggactTGCAGCATCAGCACTTATTCGTGAGGTCATAAAATATGCCTCAAGTATTCCAACCTGCCGAGCAATTTACTTGCACGTCATTTCTTACAATAATTCTGCAATCCATTTGTACCAAAAAATGTCATTCATGTGTGTAAGAAGGTTGGAAGGCTTTTACTTGATCAATGGTCAGCATTATGATTCATATCTGTTTGTGTACTATGTAAATGGTGGCCGATCTCCTTGCTCCCCATTGTAAGTATAGCATGCTTCTTTTTTGGTTCGTTCTAATATACCATGTTGTTTTGATGAAGaaaatattttcctttttctttaataaaagatgattgcagaatttttagaaaataaaacatttTGGCTACTTGCAGTGGACATGTTTAGCTCGCTCGATTGGCCCATTGCATGGATTTGCATTCTTTAGAGGCAATGtaaatatataaacaagtttaaaaGATGAGGAGAAAGACGTAACAAAAACCAagttttcaattaatttttgttattaatatGCATTTATCTGCTAGATATAGGTATCTTGAATCTCTGAAGTTGTAAGTTATTATACTTGTATGTCCAGCTATTAAAAACGTAGAGTTTACACATTTTTTGTTGAAATTCCTCAACAAAATGATGCAGGGAAAGGATTGTCTAGTAGAAGATAATAAGAAACGTGCAATAGTGGAGAGAACCATAGCTTAGATGCATGTGACATTGTGTTTTATATACTTGTAAAAAATAAAGTCTCTGTCTTGTCAAGTACTTGTAAACTGAACAGGTTATTGATTGTTATTTTGGGATTGTTTTATGTTGCAGGGAGCTGGTTACAGGAACGCTGAATTGTATGAGGAATGGTCTTAAGTCTCTGCTTGCAATGCTACGGAAGAACGAAGACAGGAAGGTGTCAAAGTGGGCGAAATGTAAAGAAACCCATAGCCATATATCAACTGCACAAAACAGGAGAAACCTGACTGCAGCAGAGTGTACAGGGTATGAGTATGTTTGATTTGTTTGTTCAAATTAGAGGTTGGATCAACAGACGGAGATGAGCAATGATGAGTGAGCAGGAGGGGAAGTTATGTTGATGCAAAGTTATAAACGTTGCTTTCTCCCCATGCATTCGGGTTTAACCTTACCAATATACATTTACATTTACCGCGGAATAACATGTCAATGTAATAAGCGTTGTAGTGTTGTACTTGGATTGGATGAagttaagggctggtttggtattgttgtgctttgaaaaaaagttggTTCCGCTGTGcagtgagaataagcggctgtgaaataaagttgttgagtgtttggtaaacttttttgtaaaaatgcttttgaaaaaaaaacagtattgtagtgtttggtaaacttttatgtaaaacagatgtgaaaaaaaaccgGTTTTTCAAAGTTAGGTTTTAcaacttcttgtttttggcttttttttcatccaaagctgtgaaaaaaagctgaagctgaatgtttatcgaacacaaaaaaaactcattttttcagaatcacctcagtaccaaaccaggcctAAATATAACAAACAGGGTGTCACTTGTGAGATCCTTGATTACTTGTTAATATGGTCTTTTTAATCTTTAAGTTATTCTGAACCTCAAGAATCTGGAAAAGAACCAAATAACTGCTCCTCAAGaacaaaatgttgtttttacaACATCGATCATTCTACGACACATTAGTACATTTTATCTTAATGAAATGTCGACTCACATATTGTATAGAATTTAGGACGAGGTCATCTCACAGTCACTAATAAGCTCTCCACCTCCCTCCAGGCtccagtaaaaaaaaaacctaaaaattcTTGGGAGTGCACGTAACGTTAGTATATATTGCCCAAAATGTAAATGGGGAATATAAGCCTCCATTAATAGGTAGAAGGTGGGGACTTTTGACTAGGTCTTGTATCCACTCCACTGAATCGAATCGATTAATAATAATAGTTGCCCTTCCTCCGCCCCAACCCCAACTAAACATAGTCTACTCATTTTTGATTGgcagaaacagaaacaaaattagTGTGTGGTCAAGTCTAGTGGTGTGTCCGTTAATTAAGACAACGAAATATTTCGAGGGAGAGTTGCCCTTAATTTTTGGGGCGGAGGGAAACTCAGCCTCCAGCCTCACGcacgcatgcatgcatgcatacatgTGTCTTCCATTAATATATAGGGGCGAGATACAGAAGAGAGGAAACGACAGAAAAGTggcaattgaaaaagaaaaaaaaaagaaaaaaaaagaaaaaaaaagaaaaaaaagaggcaaGGAATAAATTTATAATGGCAGCATCATCTTCCCTCCCAGTGGTGGGTAGTCGCCTGGGGAACCGGCGGCTTGCAGCTCTCGCTCTCTGCCTTGTATTGCTCATCGATATTACTACCACTACTTTGGTATTGGCTTCCAACAAGGGAAGAGGCCGCGGTGCAAATAAAGGTGCTACAAAGAAAGGTGGTGGTGCACACAGAGGTGGTGGTGCACACAAAGGTGGTGGTGCACACAAAGGTAGCGGTGCACACAGAGGTGGCGGTGCACAAAAAGGTGGCGGTCGAAAAGGTAGTGCACCTGTAACTGCTGGCGGCAAGCCCGGTGGTGTCGTACACGCTGGTGGTTTAGCACCTACTGCCGGCGGCAGCGTCCCAGCTCCTGGAGGTGGCGGATCCATCACATACCACGGAGGGCCTCTCATGACCGGCGACATTAACCTTTCCATCCTATTTTACGGCCAGTTCACAGCCGAACAAAAGAACGTTATCCGGAGTTTCCTGAGATCCCTCGAGAACACGGAGAACGATCACGTCGCCGCCGTGCACAGGTGGTGGGACGTCATCGAGAGCTACCAATTGTTCGCTGGTCCAAACCCCGGTAAAGGTACTCCACCCAGACTCCGGATCAAGGTGGGGGCCCAGCAGAGCGACGACAAGTACTCGATCGGAAAAGTGATAACCTTTGAGTTCATCAAGAGACTGGTGAATAAGGCCGGCTCCGGAAAGCCCAACACTATTAACGTGATCTTCACAGGGAGCCAAGTGACGGTGCACAGCTTGTGCCGTGGCAAATGCTATGAGCACGGCTTGATTGAGAACAGACCCTACCTCGTCGTCGGAAACCCTGAAATCGAGTGTCCCGGGGCTTGCGGTTGGCCATTCCAGAGGCTGGACTACGGTACTCCTAATCAAGTGACGGTGAAGCCCCCCAACGGCAACATGGGCATTGACGCCATGCTCTTAAACTTCGCCTCCGGCTTGGCTGCCACCGTCACGAACCCATTCAACACTGGATTCTTCAAGCCGGGACGAAAGAGCGACCCCGTCGAGGCCGCCACCGCTTGCGAAAACATCTTCGGAAGCGGAGCTGTCCCAGGGAAGACTGGCAAGGTTGAGGTCGACCGCGCTACTGGTGGGTCTTACAATGCCGTGGGAGAGAAGGGCATGAAGTTCATGCTCCCCGCCGTCTGGAACCCACGAACTTCCTCCTGCTGGACGGCCATGTAATGTAAATTATATATCTCGATCGGTTAAATACAAGCATGCATGCAATGGGAAGAAGAACGTTACGTACAGTACTAGTCCTGAGTCCTGGGTCCTGCGCCCTGACTGATGATAGTACTCCCccaatccctaacatcccaaTCCCCATGATGATCAGGTGTTACTTAATGCTTGATCCgtgtaatttttccttttttgtaatttattatttaattgtgTCCGTCCGCCTGACATGACTACAAATCATGCATGAATTCTGACCTAGCTCCAATATCCCAATgggatgtgttatccacacacccctatttacttctcacacatcttttgttaatttttatccgttgatcttcttcaattcatccgatccaacagttgaaaattagaaagatgtgtgagaagtaaaaaggggtgtgtggatatcacacccctatcccaatttttcatttaaattgGAGCTAGAGACCTGGAGGGGATCTTTGCCATAGTATTAATTAGTAACCGAAcaatggagaaatttttaattgtgacgggaacacaaatagtacactacatgttttaataggagtggtaaaaaattttattttttaaattattaactttttagcacacatattacattattttgtatagtgacacgtgatgtaccactctGTGTACCGATCACAATAAAAATCTCTCCACACAATAGTGGATGCATGCATGGATGGTGGTACAGATCGAACCAGGCACCAATTGAAATTGGTAAGTGAAAAATTAGACAATTCAAGTTACAAGAGCAAGCTAATTCCTTCTTGTACAACGACAACAAGGGTACCCTATAAATATATTGTATTGACCTAGCTATAAAAGCAATTAATCATATATACCTATATCCTAGCCATGCCAAATATGTATAGATTATTCTCACGGAAATGGATCCTAGCAGGATCCTTTCCTGAGGATCTGAGGATTTCATAATCATGTTCGTCTATCGTATATTGtgcagtcagaaatcattttaaatttaaaatttaaaattaaatataaatgatatctaacaaaaattgatcacacaatgtacgatgaaatGACATGATTACAGAATATTCCGGATCCTCATGAAAAGGATCCGTACATGCCGTACGTGCCAATCAGACCATCGAGAcacgtgtgtgtgtatatattataGGCTTAAATTAATTGACTGGGACCTTGGActtggatttttatttatttattttggttgaGCAATCGGGAATCGGCAAGGAAAGAGACAGTTATATCGATTTCGATACAATGGACTGAAGGGCCGAAGTTGTCAACGACAAGTAAAATAATGACGCACGTATAAATtattctcccttttttttttttttttccttgaacGATTATGATTAAATTACGTTatcatcttgtgttattttttttttttatataaagagAAAAAGATTAAGTGGAGAAtgtaagaaaaagagagagaaatagaaagagagagaatcatAGTCCAAATTATTCAAGACGAGGATTCATCCATTTAAGTACCAACCTCGTATGCAAAGCCAGAGAGCATGGTCAACTTTAATAATCTGATTTAAATATAAACTCAgcgatttttttttaagatgatATTAACACCTCAAGCCCCGATTCAAACCCTGTAAGAATATGAGCATAAATATGAATCTATGAACTTAGTTATTGGTCTTGAGATTGAATGGGAAGTCTTATTGGGAATGGATTTTGCAATCCATATTACACTGGACTACTATCTAAGGGATTAGTTTCCTATAAGGATTCTAATAGGGGAATCCTTATAGGATTTGGCAAGGATTATGTAGTGTGTATATATAGTGGCCTCTGCTTTCACAGTTGATATGCTCGATTACAGACTAAGACCTATTATTAGTTAAGAGCAAATCCGATTATTGGAGAGAGGAGAAGGTGCATTGCAACCTTACAGGGAAACTTGGACATCGCTGCTTCTTTGAGTTCATCTGTAGGTATGATCTTCTCATTACATTAGTTTAATGAACATCAATTTGTGTTTTGATCACAGTAATTCATATTACTTGCTCTTGGTTTGTGTTTCATctaacatgtggtatcagagccttaaTCACAAGTTTATGAATTCTGTTATTAAAATCAATGGGTTATGTAGCTTAAATAAATTTGCCTTATGTTTCAACCTAGAGGAATCGAACTCGGGTTCCGGTATGTGGTTTTTATGAATAACAAAAcgtgtttttaaaatattacCATTAAAACTTTTCCAAAAGTTTTTCTTTTCCGTTGGACTTCCTGCAAAATCATTGGTCTTGGTTCTCTCCccaatttgggatttttcgatTACATAAATCACAAACATGAGCCATAAATCTCTAAACTATTGTTTTCAATTTGGATGATTATATTCGCTGCGCTATTTCAAATTGAAACTCATCTGCAAGAGGTATGTTTGATGATTTATGTTGATTTATCAGTATTGGCATACCTATTTTGATGCATAGTTTGAACCGAGGTTTTCTGTTTGAGTTTTGAAATACCAATAtcgaaatcaaagaaaaatccAAACTAATTAAAACTGCCAGTTAGGAATTCTTAAGCAATAGATGACCAATCACATATAAGGCTATAATTTTCCAATATCTTGCAAAGTCATGATCTTCTGATTCTGATGATCGTTTTATTGTGATATTACATCATTATGCATGAGACATCTATTGGTTGTCTATTGTTGCATATTTCTTCGCTGAATCTACATGAGTTCTAAATAAGTCAGTTTTTCTATATATGCTTATCAGCTATTAGTTGTTAAGTCTATATGTATGAATTATTGATGTAAGTTATGATGTGCAATCTGCAAAAGGAAATCAGGAACCTAATTGGTTCATGTTTGTGATTTCGTCTGCAATATCTGCAATATCATTGAAGACATTGAACTTAGCTAACATCCCAATCCTTACTGGAGGAAGTAATTACAAGAAATGGAGACGTGATATTGGATTGTTGTTGACTATAAATGAGTATGACATTGCCATTGATACTCCAAAACCAATAATCACAGACCAGAGTACTAGAACAGAGAAAATAGACAATGAAAGGTGGATGAGAGCCAACAAGGTGGCACTCTTCATCCTGGAAAGTGGCATGACTGATACAATTCGTGGAGGCATCAAAAGACATGAATTAGCTACTGAATATTTGAGTGCAATTGAGAAGAAATTCAAGGAGTTTCAGAAGGCTGAAATCAATCAATACATGGCCTTACTGACAACCTATAAAATTGATAGGTTCAATTCGAGATCACATACTGAAGATGACTGATGCTCCTGAGAAGTTGAACTCAATGGATGTCAATATTGGAGAAAAACAGTTGATTTTCATGATTCTCCAAGCTCTTACAATCAAATACTCTCAGCTGAAGGTGTCTTATAATACACAAGACAAGAGTTAGGATATAAATGAGCTCATCGCACAATGTGTTCAAAAGAAGACTCGGCAAAAGCAAGAAAGAGGCAAGGATTGTGAATTTTGTGCAAGGAGGAAAGGGGAAgaaattcaacaatgttggAAATAATTTAGGTAAGAATTTCAAGTACTCCAAACCTTCTGATCAGACTGGTACTTCTGCTAAAATATTTGATATTTCTAAAGGGTCTAACAATcttaaaccaaaaattaaaaatgttgcCAAGCTTAAGTGTTTTTTCTGCAAAACTCGAGGTCATCTAAGAAATGATCGTGAACTGTTTAAGGATTATTTGAGAGCTAATGGCAAATAGGTAGTTAATGTCTGTGAAAAGTCTTTTGATCAGTGGGAGTAGTTTGTTATTCTGTTTTACAAAGAGCAATTGTTGCATTAAGGACAGTTGCAAAATAAAGTTTGAGAAGTGCTGCTACTGTGAAGTTCGAAAAGCTGGTGTGGCAGTAATGTTCTTCTCTAAAGTTAAGTTTATGTTTAGCTAGTTTAATTATCAATTAGTATAATTGTTAGCTAGGTTTATTGCATTCAGAGATTCAATTTTTGTAATTGATTGgttagctatatatatatatatatatatatatatgtgtgtgtgtgtgtgtgtgtgtgtgtgtgtgttttggattCAGTTTGATGCTTTGAGAATCTTTGTGATTTGACTTGAGTAGTTGGTTGAATTCATATATTGGTAATTCATTATATTGGAATGAATTACTAGTTGATAGTTTTACTATTTGTTAGACTGAATTGTTTCAAATTAAGTTGAGGAATAGTGGGAGTGGATATTTAGGTCCACTGATGTCAGTTTGATCATAATGTTATAAGTGCAAATTGAACACAAGTAATCTGAGGGCATCAGTTACATGTTGGTTGTGACTGTAAGCTTTTATTCTATGTTTTGAGATGTACATATAGATTGTTTATGATGTTACTCAAAAGGCTTGGTGATCACCATATGGTAGATCTTGATAGAACTAGTTTACTTGGTTCATACTtgctcaagtgggagaatgtaagaatatGAGCATAAGTATGAATCTATGAACTTAGTTATTGGTCTTGAGATTGAATGGGAAGTCTTATTGGGAATGGATTTTGTAATCCATATTACACTGGACTACTATTTAAGGGATTAGTTTCCTATAAGGATTCTAATAGGGGAATCCTTATGGGATTTGGTAAGGATTATGTCGTGTGTATATAGTTGCTTCTGCTCTCACAGTGGATATGCTCGAATACGGACTAAGACCTATTATTAGTTAAGAGCAAAACCGATTACTGGAGAGAGGAGAAGGTGCGCTGCAACCTCGCACATTAGTTTAATGAACATCAGTTTGTGTTTTGATCACAGTAATTCATATTACTTGTTCTTGGTTTGTGTTTCATCTAACAAACCCTGCATTATTCAATTTTAACACTCTCAAGAGGATCAAAAAGGAGGTTGCACTTGTTTTCCAAATTCTCAAAATTAATTGTTTCAACCTTATTCTTCtgagagtgagtgagtgagtgagtgagtgagagtACGAGGGAAGGAAATAGCAAAGTGAGGGAGAATTAGCATAAAACCTATCATTTCATAAACAACCAGCTGCTACATCTGCATCTGGGAATATAAGAAGACCAAAACCATAGATACATAGACAGAcatatgatttgcaaatttaaaGGTAGCTGCTGCAAttattcaaatatttatttGTGCACATGATGATACATGTTACAAGTTACCCAGCTTACATGTAATTCGCATCTACATGTATGCTCACGATGATGACCCATATCATATCATATCATGCACTCACCACTCTCCACTACATTGACCATATGCCTGTCTCTCATCACAAGAAGAAATCAGAGGTACCTAAATTGGAAAAAACCCAACCAAATCCAATCCAAGTAACACAATTTTTATTACTCTTCAACTGTCAAATCTCCTCCTCTCCCTCGTCCTGCTACTCCTCCTCATGACCCCTGTTTTGTTTGACATCGGACTCGAAACtggtagcaccttcttcttccttaagC
Proteins encoded in this region:
- the LOC126628605 gene encoding histone acetyltransferase MCC1-like; the encoded protein is MWHKWKEKLRRFSKYIKSLLGIDNTIPMVNPKLPWRPAISYRPIQPSDLEILEKIHADLFPIRYEAEFFQNVVNGHDIVSWAAVDRSRPNGQSDELIGFVTARVVPARESEIGDLLSFDSSNSDQTLVYILTLGVVESFRNLGIASALIREVIKYASSIPTCRAIYLHVISYNNSAIHLYQKMSFMCVRRLEGFYLINGQHYDSYLFVYYVNGGRSPCSPLELVTGTLNCMRNGLKSLLAMLRKNEDRKVSKWAKCKETHSHISTAQNRRNLTAAECTGYEYV